The region GGGAGAATTATTAGGGTTTTGGCTTACTCCATACAATAAAAGCAGGCATGAACTATATCAAATTTTAAGTGTTGGATTAGCTTTTCCTTTCTCCCACTACCAATAAATGTCACGTTTTAACAGTAACAAAGCTGATAAGCTAGCTCCATTCTCTTTGTGAATCGAAAGTTGGTGAAGCTTCAACTACTTTATTTGCAATTAACTCGGCCTATGATTTTAAattagaaaacatttttctaGAAGGTGATTCATTGCCAGTTGTGCTCTCTAACACAATCATCTCACCACATATTGGAAGATATTCTCTTTAATTTAAGATATCCTTAGCTTGCTAGCTAAAGCTTTATAGCTGGTCGGCATGTAAGGTTCATAGGAGCACTAACTTACGCACTCATAACTTAGTAAGATGGGTCATTTTTATTTAACTCGCAATTTGCTCACATAACCTGTAtaattaaattacatttttatccttAAAACCCCAAGTATataaccatattttttttattaataactaATTTTGATGCTTAGTGAGAGGCTTTAtcatgttatttgttgaaatttaatctatttttttattattatgtttgttTATTTAGATGAATTTTATTAGACTGTAATCTTATCTCGATTGGATATGTACTAAGAAGTTGAGTAATGTTTATTAATTATGGTTATTGATATCAattatcaaattgattttgCCATTAATTTAGTTGTGAATGTATATAATTGATATAGTCTATGCTTAGAAGATATGAAATTGAGCTAATAATCAAGTCATATCAAGTATTCGTATCAAATCAACCCATGTATGTTAAACATATTGAAACGGGTCGTATTCGTGTCAAACTaacatgatttatttattaaacgaaTTGTGAGTGTCATGTAGCACCCATTTAGTTAAACACATCGGGTTAGAATTGAGAAATTTGATAcgattaattaaatgaatcgtgTTTGTGTCATCTATATAATCTTGTACCCATAACTTGATGCATCCCGTACTCAACAAAACAAGAATTGGCACCCCTTATCCCAGCAGTGGTTGACCTACAGCACCCTCTCACTCAAAAGGCATGTTTTTGCTTTGTTGGGATGCTTAAATGAGAGATCACATCATTCTTTGTGGACCAACCAAATCATATGTATCTCTTAAGCTCATTTCCCTCTGTAGGCCTTAGCATCCAGCCAGTGGACAGGAAAAGTGTACTACAAAATTGGAAGCCACAAAGAAGTTGGACATAATCATAAGAGGGCAATTGAACgaattacatatatatacacacacgacTGTAGAGGGCCTCTTTTTGGTTAGGAGGCCAACGTTGGTGAATCTGTAATCAAGGGGATTTTTCTGGGGAGGTATATCTGTTGGAGGGCCTCCGTGAACCTCACAACgtgaatttttgttttctcttatcATTCCTGATGCAACTGAAAGCAAATAATGTCAACTGAATAAGAAGATGCTAAGCTCAGGGAAACTAAAGTTTCTTCAAAAGATGTAGTAATAAAATAACTGGATCTCGAGAACCACAAAcgttttgtttgaactttgtTTGAACTTCTTGGAGCTTCCGTTAAACATGCTCGCCCGGACCCCTAGCTAGCAACCAAAATAGCAAACGAGGCTCTCGGATCTCCTATTTGATGTAGCTCGTGGACCTATTGCGAATGAGGTACTGAGCGACCTTCTTGTGAACTTCATCCGGACCAAAACCGAACGAGTGTCTCGGCAGCTTCTTCATAAGCACCCTCATCCGGACAGTCAGCAACCGAGGCACCAAACGAGGTCCCCGGTTCCTCACCATCTTGATGGATTTTTAACTCATAGCCAAGTACAAACTACCCAAACCAAATTTTATTTACATTAAATTGTTTTGGACGCCGAATTGGGTAACATAAAACCTAACACATAAACCAAATTAAGCCATACATATCTCCATAAGTATACGTATTAAAGAGAAAAGGGGGGGATCTGAACAGTATGTTCTAGTCCACAACATGTTTCAAAATAATAGGCTAAAGAGATATATCAATTATTGATTTCATCGAGAGATGCAAATATAGAACCGTGGTCCGTGGACTTACTAATCATCTGCCATCATCCACTGGTTTTAGTTCCTGGTTCATCATGCTATCGTACCTAATTGTTGTATCGGTAGAAGAAGAAGCAATGCCAACATCAATGCTGAAAGAGTGTGTAGGGCCATTATTGCAATTATTGAGCAAGTACTCAGTCTCTTCCATGTAGAGATCAGCCTTTCCCCATGGATGCTTCCCCATAATTGTCAATCCCTCCAACTCCATTGCGACTTCTTTCATAGAAGGCCTATCTTCCCCTCTTACCCTTAAGCACCTTTTTGCAAGATTAGCAACTTCCTTTAGTTCTTCAATATTACCCTCATTCACAATGTGATCCTCAAGAATTTGAAGTAGGCGATCCTCTTTTATTGCAGAAATAAAGAACTTTGCTAAATTTCTATCACTTTCAGGCCTATTGAAAGAGAGTGCCTCCTTTCCCGTTAATAGCTCTGCTATAACAACGCCAAAACTATAGACATCGCTTTTTTCTGTTAGTTGGCTAGTATGGAAGTATTCGGGATCCAAGTACCCGAAAGTTCCTTGCACCAAAGTGGTTAATTGTGTTTGATCAAGAGGTACTAGCTTCGAAGCTCCAAAGTCAGACACTTTTGCCATGTAGTTAACATCTAAAAGTATATTTGTAGTTTTCACATCCCTATGTATAATTGGCATAGAAGTTGAAGAGTGTAAGTATGCAAGTGCTCCTGCAGTTTCTGCTGCTATCTTCAGACGCTTTTCCCATGAAAGTGAGGATGATAGGCTTTTATTATGAATGTGGTCAGAAAGAGTCCCGTTTGTGATGAATTCATAAACTAGCAAGGGCACTTCTGTTTCTAGACAACAACCTAATAGCTTGACCACATTCCTATGATTAATTTGAGTAAGCACAATCACCTCGTTTATGAATTGCTCAATCTGGCTCTGATCACTGATTTTGGACTTTTTAATGGCAACTACTTTGTTATCTGGCAACACTCCTTTATAAACAGTTCCATAGCCTCCTTGGCCAAGAACTCTACTCTTGTCGTAGTTGTTGGTGGCCTTTTTAAGCTCTTCTGCGCTAAAGATTTTATCCGTCTCCACAGACCCTCTATGACTCGAGAGTTGTTGTTGTAACATTAATCCACCATTTTGTTTGAAGAATTTTTCCTTGAGCTTGagaagttttcttcttttcagtGCCCAAGATATCCAAGAACCTGTCACGACAAGTGCTAAGAGGCTTATGCTGATACCTGCACGTACATGTTCAAATATGCATTTAGATCAATGGAAACAAAATATGTGACATTTGTTTTACAATGAATCTAGTGAAGCCGCATAAGCATACATCTAACATGATCAGCAAACAATTTGATTCATGTCGAATTTTATACATCATAGTAAAACATACGTAGTTTATGAAATAGAAGTGCATCAAAGCAGATGTGGTGAAGGTGAAGTTGAACCAAGCTTTGATGATGTAGGACAGCTCGAGCAAAAGTAATACGGCTAGAGTATCCTGAATAGGATGGCTGCAGTATCTTGAACCCGAGTAATACAGCTAGAATATCCTGAGTAATCTGGCTAGAATATTTTTTGATTTGTCAACTATTTTCCTTTGTGGTCAAGTATTAGCATTTTCATATTTtgcttctttgttttatttccaTTTGTAGGAGGATTTTATTACTTTTAGTAGCCGTAGGGTTTTATTATAAGTTTGGAATAGTTGTATGAGAATAAAGAGTTTTTGCCATTAATAAGAATTCAGTTTTCTCCTTCAACGTGTTTGTTGAGTTTGTGAATTGAGAACACAACTTCTCTTTTACGGTTTATCGTGGTTTATTGCTTTCGCTACGTCATTTGAGGtgtcttttctttctaattgaAACCTTAATGTTTCTTTGTTACTTGAGAAGAAGCtaagaattttgattttaagcTTTTTCTTCCAAGAAAAAGCTTAGAATGCTACGGAcgattaatataatttttgctTTCTaagtgtcttttttttctttctttcttcttcttcttcttcttcttcttcttcttcttttttttttttttttttttttttcttttttttttttttcacatcaaTGAAATGAAGCctttattaaacaaaatggCCAAGGGCCAGGAAATTGAGAAGGGCAAAAGAATGGGTGGATTATTTTTGGAGATCATCATTTTGTTCTCATTTCAACCATCAattcctcttcctcctcttgAGGAATTCACATAAATGTCCATTTCTACGCTCTCACTTGTCTTATTGGGTCGCGGCTAAATCTAAATTATACTACATTCCATCTACCCCTCTATGCCCAATCGGTTTGTAGTGAGAAAATTCTCCtacacttaaaaataaaataaagagaaaattacagtttagccttccaaattatcacttattttgCGTCTAACTCCACAAATTGCCAACACTCCAACtctggcccccaaactaccaaaacctttgaaaaatgcccaatttggtgaaatatctccatattacccatggcacatgtcatttttcaattaaaaaaaaatattttcttttaaaaaaactaaaaaaaaaacttaattttttttttcaaaaaaaaaaaggaaaatggggtggctACCCCCCTCCCCAggtagccacccccaaaacaccatattttctattttttaaaaaaataaaaaatttaatttttttagttttttttttttaattgaaaaatgacacgggATAGGGGTTATATGAGGATATTTTGCCAAatttggcatttttcaaaggttttggtagttttgggaTCCAAAGTCGGAGTGTTGACAGTTTGTGAggttaaatgcaaaacaaatggtaatttgagaggctaaaatgatattttccctaaaataaaaGACCTCAAGCTTAGCATTGCTGGCATCACATATACTTTAAACTTGCAAAAGggtattctaattttttttttttttttaaagaaaaaaaaaactcaagctAATGGCTTATTTGGAtgttcgattttttgaaaaattgtgaataccgagaaaatttattttttgaaattatatttgaatggtttaaaaaatttgagacaaaattaaaaaaaaaatgaataaaatctaaataaaatttaaattctaaaaaataatttttaaaaaatatttcacaaaataaaatcacccaaacatgccaGGGAAGTTTCTAGATGTTGAACTCATTGCTGTCGTCTTTTTTAGTTGACGACTTTGTGGGGTTTGATATTTATCCATCCCGATGGATTCCACATTTACATCAAGGGCGCGCAAGGACGAGCCTACGGTAGATTGCATCTCCACCACAAATATATCTAGCTAATTAGCCTCTCTGATTGGCCTTTACAATGTCAACAGCTTTGAACCAAACCATACTTCCACGCCAACAGTATGGACGAAGACTTGGTCTTATTAATAGACTGATTGAATTTTGGTGCATGTTAAGAGAGAGGGGAGGGCTCttcaaaaaaagagagaggggggaggggATGTGAATTAAACCTGTTTCAACTAGTACTCTAAAAtagagttaaatatatatatatatatatatatatatattttgtttcttgtggtttaaaaattttattttatttttttttagtttattttattttttattttttattttttataggtgATATATATGTTATGGAAAAAGACAAAGATGGTACATCCATCTATTTTTCCGTTCAAAATTGATGGATTTCCCCATCAGCGATACGGGACACCATTAAAATTGCAACACGTGgcctccatatatatatatatattttaatttttttaattttaagtcttttttttaaaaataaaataaaataaaattgtaggcCAGTTTTGTGGGTGGCTCGGCTACTCCAATTGGCCTGGGgatggtttcggccacccccattttggccattgagccacccccaaaattgGCCTTGGgagtggctcaaccaccccttggccaaaatgggggtggccggccacccctacAATTTTTAATGATGcaacgtgtcgctgacgtgaaAATCCATCagttttggacagaaaaattgACGGAGATACCATCTCTATCTTTTCTCATAGTACATGCAtcacctataaaaaaaatgaaaattgatagagcaaaaaataaagcttttaaaccataagggtgtaaggtatttaaccctctAAAATATTGTGAAACCTATATGCTTGAGAAAAAGTGAACTACATAAATCCCTTCTTTTAAATTGtctaaatttttatgaaatttgaacAACCTAATAACACCGGCTTTGATCAAATCCCATATATAGGGGAATGGGATACTTGATGGAATACTTGAATAAATTATcaagaaaaactaaataaataaataaataaataatgaaaagtcTTAAGTACTTACCCAATGCAATACTGGTAACCCTAGATTGGTTCACTTTAGCACGGCAACTTGTTGTTCCGCTCCCATCGTCTTCGTACCCTTTTAGACAAGAACAATTGAAACCCCCAGGGAAGTTGTTGCATATTTGAGTAACATTATTGCAGCTCTCTGGATTTTTGCACTCATCAATATCTGAAACACAGTACAGCTCGTCACAAGGTAGCGATACTAAGTAATTCTATAGATTACTCTTGTATCATTTTTGTATCAATagtatgacttttaaaattactatttaattaaaatttaataataatcaatcaaaatctcaatatggttttaaaagtcacatcattttttaaaaaacacaaaaataacaaaagaataacTTATGGTATTACTATACTACGTACATCCTTTATGCTCATTTAACAACGAAAGGTATTTAATTACCTGTGCAACCATCAGGGAGGTATGGGTTCCCCTGAAAACCTTTGGAGCAATTGCAACGATAACCAGGACCGTTGATGGAGTTGTTACAATAACTATACTCCGCCTTGCATGCATAGCTTGACCTGTTTTTCTGAGCATTTTCGCATGTCTGATTTCCTACTGCCCAATCAAGCACCAGGGGAACAGTCTTTTTATTCTGCAATTGTTGAAGATCCAAGGAGGAAAAGTTGTATGCTTCTGCTTCCACTAGAAAAGCAAAACCACATGGGTTGAAGCTGCGTACTGCGGAGTGGTTATAGTAGCTATTAACAGTAATACTAAAATTCATTAATCCTTCGGGGATAGGAGTCTGGGAACAGCCAAGGCCAGAGCAAGACCCGTTAACCACACTGTTAATGCGGCCACAGTATCCATCAAGTCCAGTCTTGTATTTTTGTACCCCTGAACCGTGAaacatatcataaaaaaaaccTTCAATGTACGCAAAAGTGTCGCAACCGACGACAATGAACTTGTTCCTCGTATATGAGACGGTGAAATCTCGCAAGTTGAACCAGGCATCGAGGCTGTTGACAAGGAAGCCCAACTCGTTGTAGCAATCACGAGCTATGAAGTTGGAGACTCGGAGTTCACCATCCAATAATGATATGTTGAGGACAAGTACATTACTAGTATTACTGCTCAGAAACGGTTTTGGAGTCCCGGACGAGTAGTTACATGCGATGAGAAAAGATGGATCAAGGTAACAGCCCTCACTTGTTCCAAATGGGTAAGGGATGGTAAGATTTCCACATGTGTTGTTGCAACTCCAACCGGGTTGAGATGCGGCTGTTGCTGCTAAAATTAAGGCCCCAAGTAACAATTTTTGTTGCAAAAGCATTCCATGCAAAGCCATGGCTTGCCTTTTTTGTGTCTCTCTTCTTTTGTATAATTTAGTGCTTGAATGACCTCCTTTTTATGGAAGGCAAGTAGCTCTTTAATGAGAGTCGTCggtctttatttcttttttctttatttcctgGGCGAGACTCAGTCATGGATGGATAATTATTTTCAGACTAATTAACTTGGTATAGAATTAAAGAATagtctttttcttgtttttgagcGAAAAGTCTTCTAAAGTCATATTTGGACCAACAGAATAATCCTTGGCGACCACttgtaattttctatttttttttatcggtgctgtttttgtttgtattaattttttgtttttagaaaagtAGCGTGATGTGATGTGATGTGCTGTAACACATATGACTCAGTCAATAGCCGTGCATGTGACGGTCTGGCGGCTGCTAGATGGTAAACAAACTCCATCATACTTGCTTAGAAGaacatgaaaaaattaaaaaattaaatatctttttgcccttaacaatttttttttttttttttttttttttttttttttttaaattaatagctttttaattattattttttttcactcgGATTCATAATTGAAAATTGACAGAAGTACTATTTTCAATTTCCTATGTATAAAAGGCAAGCACTTGTACATATGGCGAGACCAAGTCCTGGAGATCAGGAACTAGTAAAGAAATTATTAAGGCTTTTAAAAGGATAAATCGTTTTACTTAACTCGATCTTGTCCTCTACTTTGTGTCTATATATGTGGAACCATGCGTATATAATTAGTTGTTAGTGTTAGCATATATTATCATTAAAGATCGTTGCTTCTGGTcttgcttcaaaaaaaaaaaaaaagtcatcgAGGCTAGGgagaaatatattaatattttttttttttcagatggtGATCTTCACCCTCCATTccaagaaggcaattttctaGCCATACACTGATACACTACGCGTTTCTAATTTGAGGTAAACCCAGAGCATACTTAAACTACAGTTATTTGggtagactttttttttttttagttgagtAGATTATATGCTTATATACGAGGCACAcatcaacttcaatcaccttcATAGTTTATTAATAGAGATATAGAAATTGACAATAAGTGTGTATGTATTGGTGTTAGTTGTCATGTCCCTTTCTAGTTTCTACATTTCTTATTGACAATACGCGTAAACTTAGGACCACAAAACCCCTGAAGAGAGAACAATTCAAATTTGGATAAgacttgaataaaaaattagagagaaaacaaaaaaaatgagtttataATTGACTAAAATATTTTGAGATTGTGTTCccgaattttttttctaaaatttggtCTCCAAATAATATATAACAATCGCATGTGATgatgacacatttttcaaaataatagattATATGGAACTGTGACTCATCATTTGATGACTAAATTTTGGAGAAAGATTTTGgaaagtgtagcatttctcattttgaaaacttttcatcttcttatcattttttttttcgttttattttgaattttggacTTGTGTAGTATAATTTATATCTTTTTAACGTTTGGAATAacttatatattattaacattGAATGTTAAAGCAATCCATGTCTATTGCAAATGATCTAATTGGAAGTTGAGATCAAAATTTATTGTTGTCCctttaaattttgattgaaATTTTGACTGCTCAATGCTTATCACAAGGCCTAAAAAATTCATACAAcgtaattaaatattattattattttcattctctcaATTATTCTCAAGAATAGAATATTTAAAGTTGAAGAatgtgttttatttaataatgtctttaattttatttgtttgctttattgttatgctcattgaatcatagataaaaaaaaaaaaaataatataaaggtgTTTTTTGTGAGCATTGATTACTATGAATATTTAAAGGTTGCATCAatcattcacttttttttttctcggttttacatatttttggtgttgtactaaatttttaaaacaagccaaaaaaactaaaaattggtcaaaattatttttaaaagcttttaaaataggTCTATTACCTATTTGTTGATAGCGAATAATAACCGTACGCAATAACCGCAATAAACTTGTGGATgcatatagtaaaaaaaaattatgcagaTATCTAAAAGTGGTATCTGCATTTTGTGGGTGCAGATATCGCTAGGCGGTTATTGAGCATAGATATATGAGTGTAAAATGATTGAGTCTcacattgaaaatatatatatatatatatatatatatatatatatataaaataaaaaagaagaaaaagaaaaagtatgagCTGTTAATATAGCACAATTAGGCCTAAACCCATatgcttaatttttttggttgagtAGTGTCTCAACATGAGTTCACTAAAAAGACTCTCAAAAGTATCAATATCTCTAACAAACCCACCGCTACTTCTGACCTTCCCCCTTCTCAACGCCGATTCTGAATTCTAGCCTAAGGAGAAGTGGGGGAAGAGGAGAGGATCTCATGACATCTATTCCAACATGAATCAAAGCAATTACAAGTGGCCCCGTTTGTTTTCTAATGAGCCCATAATATAACATGTTGAGACACCACACAACCCGAAGGTAGTGAATTTCGGGTCTTAGTCTTTCTTCTTTAGGTTATCCGTTgctaaaatctttattttttttttctttttaaaagaaaaacattaacaaacaaatcaaacacaaaacaattttcatatttatattatattaaaatacgaGCAATTCTATAAGGAAGACTAGAGTTTAGCCTCTTTATGTCATCTCAAATGTTATatgtcttttaaaatcacactttgatcaaaatctaataatgattaTCTCAAATTTAGTAGAGATTTTAAAACTACATGACATTTGAGATGACGCAAAGATAACTCTAATCCTCCTTATAAAATTacacttaaatatatatatatatatatatatatatatatatatatatatatatatatatatatatatatatatatatatatatatatatatatatttaaataaatacagAAAACAACTCACAAAAGGCATTAACAAATAGACCcaattgatattttgttttCCAGCTTTGGTCGTTCATTTCGAGCGGAGCAAGCAGACCTTTTTTGCTTGCTCACTTTTTCTATGCAAAAGCTGAAAAGTAgcaattttctatttaaaatctCTGAAAGTGTTTAACTTAAAGCATAATTGCGCGAAAGCACATGCCTCTTACTCTTTTGGATTCAATATCGGAAACAAATTCCTGTCAAGATAACATATGTtttcattgaaaaataaaagcataattaATTTATCATACGATGACTATGTTAGCGCATATTTCCCTCAAAATTCCGAAATCCAAGCTTCTATGTTTCTATtatgaataatgctatatataaaacttttatatttctttttaaactttCAAAAGTGATGTAGCTAGATTTTAATAAATCATCGtgcattaaaatttaatagtaatcaaTATTAAATTTAAGGGATAACTTTACAAAAAAAGTATTAAACTATCGTACATTTTCAATTAAGAGTATTGAAGTAGCAAAACTATCGATTAAGTGTATGTATTTATCAAAATCGTGCA is a window of Alnus glutinosa chromosome 4, dhAlnGlut1.1, whole genome shotgun sequence DNA encoding:
- the LOC133865892 gene encoding putative wall-associated receptor kinase-like 16, whose protein sequence is MALHGMLLQQKLLLGALILAATAASQPGWSCNNTCGNLTIPYPFGTSEGCYLDPSFLIACNYSSGTPKPFLSSNTSNVLVLNISLLDGELRVSNFIARDCYNELGFLVNSLDAWFNLRDFTVSYTRNKFIVVGCDTFAYIEGFFYDMFHGSGVQKYKTGLDGYCGRINSVVNGSCSGLGCSQTPIPEGLMNFSITVNSYYNHSAVRSFNPCGFAFLVEAEAYNFSSLDLQQLQNKKTVPLVLDWAVGNQTCENAQKNRSSYACKAEYSYCNNSINGPGYRCNCSKGFQGNPYLPDGCTDIDECKNPESCNNVTQICNNFPGGFNCSCLKGYEDDGSGTTSCRAKVNQSRVTSIALGISISLLALVVTGSWISWALKRRKLLKLKEKFFKQNGGLMLQQQLSSHRGSVETDKIFSAEELKKATNNYDKSRVLGQGGYGTVYKGVLPDNKVVAIKKSKISDQSQIEQFINEVIVLTQINHRNVVKLLGCCLETEVPLLVYEFITNGTLSDHIHNKSLSSSLSWEKRLKIAAETAGALAYLHSSTSMPIIHRDVKTTNILLDVNYMAKVSDFGASKLVPLDQTQLTTLVQGTFGYLDPEYFHTSQLTEKSDVYSFGVVIAELLTGKEALSFNRPESDRNLAKFFISAIKEDRLLQILEDHIVNEGNIEELKEVANLAKRCLRVRGEDRPSMKEVAMELEGLTIMGKHPWGKADLYMEETEYLLNNCNNGPTHSFSIDVGIASSSTDTTIRYDSMMNQELKPVDDGR